From the genome of Candidatus Sulfotelmatobacter sp.:
CCTCCGGGGCAGAATGTCCGCCGACATTCTTCGCCTCGGCTCACCAGCGAACAAGTCAATTTGGTCGAATCGCCGGTAAACGAATCGCGGCGAGTTCAGTACCGCCATACCGGCGGAAACCGAGGACTCGCCGCGACGAATTCTCCCGGAGAATTCTTCGCGCTAGCGGGCGCCCGCGTCGCTCGCGCTCAGGCCGAGATCCACTTCGTCGATCGGGTCGAGGCGGAGCAGGTCGTCGCGCAGAGGCGAACAGTTCTTGGTGAGCGCGGCGAGCGCCAGATCCTCGGCCGGGGGCAGGTCCTGGAGGAATACGAACGCCGCCCCGGTCGCGAATCGCGCCAGTGCGTCGTGATTGTAGGCGCCGCCCTCGCGGGTCGCGCGCCGCGCCTGCAGCACCTGCGCGAGAGTCACGCCGTCGCCGCACACCGCCTTCCAGCGCGACTCGACGTCCTTCGCGTGATCGGGATGCGCGGAGCGATCGCTGTCGGTGACCAGCACGTAATCGCCGAGATCTCCCTCGGGCTGGTACGACGTCCACACCACACGGGCCGAAGTCGCTCGATCGAACTGCTGGTGCGCGATCGATGCGCCGTCCTTGGTCGAGATCAGCTCGTACTCGCCGCTCACCGTGACGTCGCGCACACGAGCCACGACCTCGATCGGCACCTCGACCCAGTGTTCGGTCTGGTGCCCGTCCTGATCCTTGTCGACGATGCGCCGCGAAATCACATCGCGGAAGAACTGAACGCGCTGAGCCGAGCGCACGTCGCCAATCGAGCCCCACACCACGCGGTCGGCGCCGATCTTGCGGCCAATCCGCACCGCCTCGCCGCGAGCCAGGCCGTCGAGCTGAGAAACCGTCATCTGGCGCTCGACCGCGTCGCCGCTCAGCACTCGGGTGAACATCACCTTGGGCGGTGCCATCTGCTGCGCGAGGGCGTCGCGCCAGTTCGAGGCCACCTGCGTGCCGAGCTGCGGATCGTCGGGGCCGGAGCGGAACGGCAGAACCGCCACCCGCGTGGTCGAGCTCGTGAGCGCGCGGTCGGCGAGCGGTCCGGCGTCGCGGTAGGGGGTGACGAAGCGCAGCGCCTCTTCCAGCTCCATGTAGGCCCGCTTCGGCCGCTGTGAGTCCAGAGCGACGCGACCCGCGTCGTAGTGGCTGCGCGCCGCCGAACGACGCAGCGTCTTCTCGGTGTTCGTCCAGTCGGGGCTGACCGCGATCGTGGCGTAGTGCGCGGCGTTGCCGCGGAAATCGACGAACTCGAGCACCTGATCGGCGGCCTGCAGGCTGTCGACGTCGGCGAGCGCGAGGATCTTGCGCTGCCACTCCTGCGCGATCGCGTTGCCGGCGGCGGTCGCGGCGTCGCGCGCCTGAGGATTGCCCGGCTCCTTGTCGAGCGCGCGGACCGCCAGCTGCCACGCCTTCCAGGCGTCGCCGCCGGCCAGCTTCTCTTCGCTCTTCTGAGTGAGTTTCGCGGTGCCGGCACAGCCGGCGACCAGAACCATTGCCGCGAGGAGCGGCATCCATCGGCCTGTCATGAGCATGTCCTCCCTGGTCCATTCGATATCGGCAGGAATGGGCCGCTTCTTTGGGTCATGCTCCGACTCTTGGGTCGTGCTCCGAAGATTGCGGTTGGCCAGAGCCGGCCGATTGAGCCGCAACCTCCTGGCGGGGTTTTCGCTCCCACTCGATGTAAGTGCTGGAACGGCTTTGGTTTCTGCCGGCCAACCGCAATCTTCGGAGCACGACCCGAATTTGTCGCAACCGGCGGGGGACCGGCTGAATCTGAGCCGGTTGGAGCTCAGCTCACCCGGGTCCCCTCGACCCGAATGAGCGTCGCGCCGAACTCCCCAGGCGCCAGGCGGCTGCACCCCACCCAGCCGCGCTCCGAAACCAGCCAGCTCGCTCGACGTTCACCGATCCATGCGGAGCCCCACGCCCGCGGGGACGCCGGCGTGTGGTCCGGGCGACTGATGCCCGCAGCGCGCGCCAGGGAGGGCGTGTGTTTCGTGCACCCCGAGCCGGTGCGCAGGGCGCCGGGATCTCGTTGCTGCTGTCCGCCATGCTTGTCTGGGTTCCCATCTCTTCGCGCGCCGCAAACGTGGTGCTCCACTGGACCGCTCCGGGCGACGACAGCATGGTCGGCCGGGCGAGTGCGTACGATCTGCGCTACTCGGTATCGCCCATCACTTCGATCAATTTCCCGCTGGCCACCGCGGTCGGCGGCGTTCCGCTTCCGTCGCCCGCCGGCTCTCCCGAGCAGTTCACGGTCAGCGGACTGTCGAGCGGCGTTCCCTACTACTTCGCGATTCGCACGCGCGACAAGGCCAACAACTGGTCGCTGATCTCGAACGTGGTGCTCACCGCCGCGAAGGTCACGGGCGTCGATCCCGATGCGCCGGGATTCGGGTTCTCGGAGTCGAGGCCGAATCCCGCGCGCGAGCGCGTGGTGTTCTCGTACTCCATGGTCCGCGCCGCGCACGTGGAGGTGTTCGTCTGTGACATCGCAGGACGACGAGTGCGCGCCCTCGAGTCTGGAGTCCTGCCGCCGGGCCGCGGCGAGTTGACCTGGAATCTCCGCTCGGACACCGGGGCTCGCGTGCCACCCGGGCTCTATTTGGTGCGCGCCAATCTCGACGGAACGAATTTCACGCGCCGAGTGACGGTTGAGCGATGAAGAGATTCCACTCGCGCGCGCCCGGAGGATGGATGTAAGGTCGGCGCATGAATACACCGCAGCCTTCGACGAGAGTTCCGGTTCATGTGCGCCGGCGACTCGCGTTGTGGGTGGGAGTCGCCGCGTTGGTCGGCGGCGCCGTCGGCTATTTCACCGGCCACTCCGCGCGGCAGGTCATTGGCGGGGCGCTGTCGGGCGCGGCCGCGGTCCTGCTAATTTCGTGGATCGACCACCTGATCGACTGGGCGCAGCGCGTGCTGCGGGTGATGCGCGCGACCCTGATTGGGCTCAGCTGCGGCGCGATCGGCGGTGTGCTGGTGGCGATGGTGCGCAAGGAGAAGTGGCTCGGCCCGATGTTCGGCGGCGCCGCGATCGGCGCGATCCTCGCCATGTTCCTTTGGATCATGGTCGAGCGCCGGCGGGCCAAGCAGGCCCAGCTGGCCCGGGAGGCCGCGACGAGGTCGGCCGGGCCGTCGATGCCGGCGCCTCCCGCGACGACTCCGAAGGCCTAGACTGCGTCTAGAACCTCGTCGCGCCCGGCGCGGCCATTCCACGCCGGCGTCCCGCCGGGCGTTTCCAGACGGCGCCTAGGCCTTTCGCGCCCAGGTCGCGCGCGGGTCGGGGATGGGCGTTAGCCCCGCCTCGATCTCTTCACGTTGGTCCTCGAACCACGGTGGCAGGATCAGCCTGCGCCCCAGCTCCTCGATCGAGCCGCCACCTGCGAAGCCGGGCCCGTCGTCGGCGATCTCGAACAGCACTCCGTTGGGCTCTCTGAAGTAGATGGAGTGGAAGAAGTGGCGGTCGATCACCGGCGTCGCATGGACTCCCGCCGCGAGCAGGTGTTCATGCCAGCGCGGATGCTCGGCCATGCTCGTGCCCCACGCCACGTGGTGAACCGTGCCGGCGCCCGGCCGGCCCGGCCCCGGTGCGGGATCGAAGGCGAACCAGCTGCCGCGCTTCGCGCCACGCAGTTCCCACGAAGTGCCCGATCGCGACGCAGCCCCCAGCACGCGCTCCAGCAGATCGCGGCTGCGCTCGGCGTTGCGGGCGTAGGCGCGTACCCCGTCGAAGCCGATCAGCGCATGCTCGCGCGGAATGTCGGGATGCTCGGCGATCAGCGGCGGATCGTGGCTGGCATCCACCACCAGCTGGTGTTCGAGCCCTTCGGGGTCGCGGAACAGCAGGCTGTCCCCTTCGCGCCGTGGTGAGGCGCCTTCGCTCGCGAGCCGGCGCTCCCAGAACGCCAGCGAATCTGCCGCGCCGACGCGCCACGCCACGCGATGGATCATTCCGGCGCCCGCGCGTCCCGGCGCCGAGCCGCGGTACTCGAAGAACGTGATGTCGGCGCCGGGATCGCCGCGCTCGTCGGAGTAGAAGACGTGGTAGACCAGCGGGTCGTCCTGATTGACGCTCTTGCCCACCAGACGCAGGCCGAGCACGCGGGTGTAGAAATCGACGTTGAGCAGGACATCGCCGGTGATGCAGGTGACGTGGTGGATACCTTCGAGCTTCATGGTTCCCTCGCGGCTGGCGCGGACGCTGGTGGAATTCTGTCAGAGTCCCGGCCGATAGGCATGTGGTATTTTTCGCTTTGCAGTCAGGGCGTCGACTCGAGCGAAGCTGCGGCAACCAGGCGACTCACGACATCCTGCGAACGGATTCTCCGGGCGACGCCGATGTGGCAAGCGAAGGAGGAACTCCATGTTCGCTCTGCTTTGGACCTGCGTGGTCGGTCTGGTGGTGGGTGCGCTCGCCAAGCTCATCATGCCCGGCAAGGATCCCAGCCCCTGGTGGGTGACGATGCTGCTCGGGATCGGCGGTGCGCTGGTCGCCAATTTCCTCGGTCGGATGATTGGATGGTACAAAGAAGGCGAGGGCGCCGGATTCATCGCCGCGACACTGGGCGCGGTGCTGATCCTGTGGATCTATCGCATGATCAAGGGCCGCCAGGGCGGCGGCTCCGCGGCCAAGTAGCGCGGCCTCGATTTCATTCACTTCATCGCTAGGAAGGATTCATCGGGCATGAGGCTTTCGATCGCGCTGTGCGCGCTGGTCTGCATCGCGTGTGGAGTCGTGGGTTCGGCCGGCGCCCAGCCGGTGCAGCAACGGCGCGGATACGTGTTGCGCGACACCACCTCGTTGCCGCCGCCCGATCCCGGCATGGCCCGGCTGGTGGTGGCGCGCGACATGCAGAAACTTCAGGACCTCAAGCCCGAGTTCGTGTTCGTGGATCGCACCCCGTTCGGAATCCTCGCGCAGAGCACCGCGGTCACCGGCATGGTGACTCCCGGCTGGCATCGCGTGTGGCTGGGCCGCGCGGGCCAGGGCGAAGTCTGGGTCGAGTTCGTGGCGGGGGGCGGCTGTCTGCTCCGGCTGCGCGAGACCATGATGACCGGCGTCTGGCACGGCGACCTGGTACGTGAGGGCGCGGAAGGCTATGCGCATTTCGCGTTGAAGAAGGGCCTGAAGCTGTCGGTCATGGATTCGCGCGGGCGCGATGCGCTCGCGCGCAACATGGCGAAGCCCGGCGCCGGCACGGCCGCGGAGGACTCGGTGGCCCGCGAGCGCGCCATGACGAACGCGGTGCTGCCGATCGTCATCAAGGAGGCGTGGTACCTGCCGATCCCGTCCGATGCGCACCCCGGGGAGTGGGAGAACCATCCCGGGACGCTGACGATCGACGAGAAGTCGGTGCGTTACACGCAGGCTGACAGTCTGGTGCTCGAGATTCCGCGCGAGAGCGTGACCAGCGTGTATTTCGGCGCCCAGAAGGGCGACCACATCAATCCGTGGATCAAGGTCGGATACAAGGAGGGCGATCTCGACCGCGGCGCCACTTTCGCAGACGCCAACGAGTCCACCGCGACCGAGAACTACAACCGGATCTTCGGCGAGCTGGCCAAGCGACTCGCGCCGCGCTAGCGGTTTCGATCGGGGCTTCCATGGAGGGCAGCCTTCGAGTCCGATGAGCGATTTCGTCAGCACCACGCTGCGCTCGGCGGATGCTTCACTGCGCGCCGGCGACCTCGACCGCGCCTCGGCGCTGTTCCGCGCCGTGCTCACGCGCGACCCCGAGCAGCCCGACTCGCTCTACCTGCTCGGCCGAATCGCGCTGCGGGAGGGACGCCACGAAGAGGCGGTGCCGCTGCTCGAGCGCGCGCTCGCCGCCCGCCCGAACGCCGCGGTCGGCCATGCCGAGCTGGCGGCCGCGCTTCAGAACCTGGGCCGCGACGAGGAAGCGGAGCGCGCCGCCCGCCGCGCCATCGAGCTGGATCCCGCGCTGCTGATCGCGCACAACACGCTCGGGAACGCGCTTCGCGGATTGCGGCGCCCGCTCGAAGCGGCCGCGAGCTTTCGTCGCGCGCTCGCGCTCGACTCGAGCCCGGTGGCCGTGCACCTGAATCTCGCCGCGGCCTTACGAGAGGCCGGCGACGCCGAAGGGGCGCTGCATGCTCTGGCGGGCGCCGCGGAACTGCGACCGGATGACGCCGAGCTGCACGGTGCGGTGGGAAACGCCGCGCGCGCGCTCGGCCGGCTCGACCGGGCCGTCGAAGCCTTCTCGCGCGCGGCTTCGGTGCGACCCGACTCCGCCGCCGCCTGGTGCAATCTCAGCACGGTTTCGCTCGACCTCGGCCGGCTCGAAGCCGCCGAGGATCGGGCGCGGCGGGCCATTGCCATCCGTCCCGAGCTGGCGGACGCGCACTGGAATCTGGCTCAGGCGCTGCTGACCCGCGGCGAGCTTCAGGCGGGCTGGCGCAAGTACGAGTACCGGATGCTCAAGAGCAACGCCGCCGAGCTGATCCTCCCGATCTGGTTCTGGGACGGATCCCCTCTGGACGAACCGACGCTCCTGATCACCGCCGAGCAGGGCGTCGGCGACGAGATCCTGTTCGCGTCGTGCCTGAGCGACGTGCTCGAGCGGGTGCGGAGCTGCGTGGTCGAATGCGACGCGCGCCTGATCCCGCTCTACGCGCGGTCTTTCCCGGGCGCGCAATGGATTCCGCGGATGAAGACCGCGGAAGATTACCCCGCGTCGCTGCCTCGACCCGATTTCCAGATCGCGATCGGCAGCCTGCCTCGGTTGTTCCGCAACCAACTCGCGAGCTTCCCCGAGCGAGCGTCGTTCCTGCGGCCCGACCCGGCGGCGGTCGAGGACTGGCGGCGCCGTTACGCCGGGCTCGGCCCCGGGCTCAAGGTCGGTCTCTCCTGGCGCGGCGGAAGAGAGGCGCTGGTCCGTCGCGCGCGCTCGATTCCGGTCTCGGAATTGACCTGGCTCTCTGGAAGCGGAAATCCGAAGCTGATCAATCTCCAGTACGGAGACACGCGCGAGGAATTGCAGGCGGCGCGCGAGGCCGGGCTCGAGATCCACGACTGGGAGGACGCCGACTCGCTCCGTGACCTCGATCAACTGGCCGCGCGCCTCGCCGCGCTCGATCTCGTGATCTCGGTGGACAATGCCACGGTGCACATGGCGGGCGCGGTGGGAACTCCGACCTGGGTGCTGCTCCCGAAGGTCGCCGACTGGCGCTGGATGCTCGATCGAGACGACACGCCGTGGTACTCGAGTGTCACGCTCTTTCGCCAGGCGCGCGCGGGAGAGTGGGAACCGGTGTTCCAACGAGTGGCCGCCGCGCTGGCGGAGCACTCACGCTCGCCTGCCCCTTTGCCGGCGCGTGCCACAGAGACGCGCGGGCCCGCCGGCCGCTCG
Proteins encoded in this window:
- a CDS encoding VOC family protein, which encodes MKLEGIHHVTCITGDVLLNVDFYTRVLGLRLVGKSVNQDDPLVYHVFYSDERGDPGADITFFEYRGSAPGRAGAGMIHRVAWRVGAADSLAFWERRLASEGASPRREGDSLLFRDPEGLEHQLVVDASHDPPLIAEHPDIPREHALIGFDGVRAYARNAERSRDLLERVLGAASRSGTSWELRGAKRGSWFAFDPAPGPGRPGAGTVHHVAWGTSMAEHPRWHEHLLAAGVHATPVIDRHFFHSIYFREPNGVLFEIADDGPGFAGGGSIEELGRRLILPPWFEDQREEIEAGLTPIPDPRATWARKA
- a CDS encoding GlsB/YeaQ/YmgE family stress response membrane protein produces the protein MFALLWTCVVGLVVGALAKLIMPGKDPSPWWVTMLLGIGGALVANFLGRMIGWYKEGEGAGFIAATLGAVLILWIYRMIKGRQGGGSAAK
- a CDS encoding tetratricopeptide repeat protein; protein product: MSDFVSTTLRSADASLRAGDLDRASALFRAVLTRDPEQPDSLYLLGRIALREGRHEEAVPLLERALAARPNAAVGHAELAAALQNLGRDEEAERAARRAIELDPALLIAHNTLGNALRGLRRPLEAAASFRRALALDSSPVAVHLNLAAALREAGDAEGALHALAGAAELRPDDAELHGAVGNAARALGRLDRAVEAFSRAASVRPDSAAAWCNLSTVSLDLGRLEAAEDRARRAIAIRPELADAHWNLAQALLTRGELQAGWRKYEYRMLKSNAAELILPIWFWDGSPLDEPTLLITAEQGVGDEILFASCLSDVLERVRSCVVECDARLIPLYARSFPGAQWIPRMKTAEDYPASLPRPDFQIAIGSLPRLFRNQLASFPERASFLRPDPAAVEDWRRRYAGLGPGLKVGLSWRGGREALVRRARSIPVSELTWLSGSGNPKLINLQYGDTREELQAAREAGLEIHDWEDADSLRDLDQLAARLAALDLVISVDNATVHMAGAVGTPTWVLLPKVADWRWMLDRDDTPWYSSVTLFRQARAGEWEPVFQRVAAALAEHSRSPAPLPARATETRGPAGRSRPWVALLNDTSYWYHWGCTATSTAIVETLQERGYEVNRVPITGLQGLRGGPETLEQFDDVECFNRFMSENPWLFREIEYADHVVINGEGSLHGLSPFVLRLLYVAYAVKRYLGTRVQLINHSCYPPAADLASAAPAARLYRKVYEAADFVAVREPESLARLSAAGIPAAEAFDCLPLHVARHFPLGSRRSGKRVVIAGSVAARASDAANYAALTAALAARGFSVTALTGANLFPAADDREFVAALAKAPGARFEHLEADSLELWLDTIASAALLVSGRFHHTIAAAALGTPFVLLESNTPKNAGLARVLGAPPPLSFDAPEAGAELLARAEGALDEKPRESRAERLERLAELARGNFLALPALPTRGSCSEDCSCAC